ATCAATACTGAACCATGTATTGAAGGAGCATACTCATACGCAGGAATTAATCTACAAGTAGGGGACATCAAGGATTCTTGCAACATAACCATGATCACTTTCTTATCGGGTGATGATCCGACGAGGGAAATGGATTGGTATAATCTCCACAACATGATGGCTGAAGGATTCAATCTCACTTTTCATGGACCTCCTCCTTCGCCGTCTTGGCTGTCTTTGCTGTCTTTGCTGTCTTGGCGGTGTTTGCCGTCTCCACAGTCTTGGCAGTCTTGGCTGTCTTCACCTCCGCAGTCTTGGCTGTCTTCACCGTCTCCGCCATCTTTCATCTTCGCCATCTACGCCGTCTTCGCCGCCGTCTACGCCGTCTACGCCGCTTTCACCATCTGCGCTGCCCCTGCCGTCTCCACCGTCTCCGCTGTCCTCGCCATCTCCGCCGTCCTTGCCATCTCTGCCGTCCTCACTGTCTCCGTTCTCCTCGTCGTCTTTCCCATCTTCACCGGTAATTTTCGAACTTTGCGTGATTATGTACCCAGAGGTGTGGTGCGAACCATATTACTCCTGTAAACTGACTTTCGCTTTTCTTCCTTTACTCTcttactttctttcttcttcttcttcttcatcctcatccttttCTCAAATGTTAGCTCTACTGAGGGATCTTATCAAAATTTACTTATTGAGTCATGTGGCATGTTTCTGTTGGATATTGTAATACATTGGTTCGATTTATTGAGTCATTACTTTCTTtaatacccaataaaaaaaaattgcaacatCTGTTTAGTGAAAAAGTTCAGTAAGATTTTTTAGTAGATTTGGCGTGCATTGCTCTTTTATTTTACATTTGTGGAGCTTTTTTGGACTTGAcactctttctttatttttattttttgggggcCTTATTCACTAAAAAAACCACAATTTTAAGTTTATTCTCAATTCtgctccaaactttttttgtctagataaaccctaaactttaggtccaatccaaatttgccttgaacttttctttatctagaaaaacctcaaactttaggccaaatcttaaatctatctctaactttttttgtctaaaagaaaaaacaccaatttttactctaattGCAAATCTACCCCATCAGCCCTCTGACTGAAAATTGCCGTTAGTCGTCCCTAATTTTCATATCTTAGAACGGtttcattttggaaataattttccatgtcaCTTTACTGAAGTGGAGTTTTTATCGATGTGGAGATGTCATGTCAAATTGGGACCGGACTATGGGGGtaaattttggaatatattaaaagttggtgattttttaaaacaaaacaaaattcgaGGCAAATCTGGGATTGTacctaaagtttggggtttcTTCTAAGACAAAAAAGGTTCGGGCCAAAATTGGACTAGAACTTGAGgatttttttagggaattaggcccttttttggggaaaattgtttgatttgatcGTAACTTGTGTCCCTTGAATCTTTGTTTTTGTTATGGGGAGCTTATGAACATTTGGTACATTTAGGAGAATAAAAGCGAAAAcatgtttcttcaaaagaaaagatcatgcaACGATAACATGGATTTCATGAGTGAATAGAATAAAGTTGGATCTAGCGTTATCTAGAAAAGTGAAACTCGttcactcttcttctttttttctagacTTCTCCACTTGCAAAtttcaattaacaaaagtgTGTCTTTGCACTTTGCAGTGATTGTATGAAGTTATCCTTCACTTGGGGTATATCTTAACGTGAAttgcttttattatttaattgctaaaaCAATGGATCTAGTTCTTTATTGATTGGTTGTTAATTCTAATTAACCATATCTAGTAATCTCTCACAAATTCTTACTATCTACAGATGGTTCTGCGCGGTATATCGCGAACTATTTGGGTCGAATTGCCGTATGGAATCTCTTCTTTGTCTTGGGTATGCTAAGTCCTTTTCTCTTCACACCTATGAAGCTCTCATTCAACATTCTGACAAACAAAAATTGTATgttgtaaaaaaattatcacactATGCTAATCGATGGCCAAATTTCTCCGCAGTCCACTTCCTAGCAGCAAAATTCATTCTTGCATCTCCCTGTGTGTTGATATTTCTAATCTTGAAGTGGATGAGAAGGCATCAAGCGACCGATGCAAACATCGAAGAATTCCTACGAGCTCACAATAACTTTTtgcccataaggtactcttactcgGATATCAAGAggattacaaaaaatttcaaatgcaagtTAGGTGAGGGGGGATATGGTTCCGTATACAGAGGAATACTTAAAAGTGGCAATGAAGTTGCAgttaagattttgaacaaatcaaaatctaatgGCCAAGATTTTATGAGCGAAGTGGCCACAATTGGAACGATCCACCACGTTAATGTGGTGCAACTTGTTGGTTTTTGCTTCGAATACTCCAAACAAGCTCTTGTCTATGATTTTATGCCGAACGGATCTTTGGATAAGCACATTTCTCATAAGGATGGTGATGATCCTCttgattataagaaaatgtatgAGATCTCTCTTGGCATAGCTAGAGGGATAGAGTATTTACATCGGGGATGTGATAAGCAAATTCTACATTTTGACATCAAGCCTCACAACATTCTCCTAGACCAAAGTTTCACTCCGAAAatttctgactttggacttgcaagACTTTATCCCACTGATCGTAGTATAGTATCGCTGACTGTAGCAGGAGGAACCTTGGGTTATATGGCTCCCGAGCTAATCTATAAAAGCATTGGTGGCATTTCTTACAAAGccgatgtttatagttttgggatGTTATTAATGGAAATGGCTAGTAGAAGGAGAAATGCACCTACAGAGCATTCAAGTCAAATTTACTTTCATTTGTGGGTTTATGATCAACTCGACAATGAAAAGGAACGTGAAAGGGTAGATGTcatagaagaggaaagagaaacaacAAGGAAGATGATAATCGTTGCACTGTGGTGTATACAGTTGAGCCCTAATGATCGGCCGTCGATGAGGAAAGTCCTAGATATGCTTGAAGGAGATATGGATAAACTTCAATTGCCTCCAAAACCACTTTTGTATTCGGGAGAGGCACCCGTTGATGATGTTGACGCTGAGATAGAACTTGAAACAATCTCATCTTCGTCAAGTACTCCAATAGTTTCTAGCGGTTCCCAATTTTACCATGACCATGAGTTTATGAAATCATGTATTGTGTGATTGTTTCCCTATAATGAGatgcaaaaattataaatagtaatatatgttggatgtatgccctaaagctactatgtaataaTTACTTATTAGGGATTTcggttgtactttcattattattatttaattaatggcaatgacgtattcattcatttgtccaattgttttatatttatgaatgattccataagatcagttgcaactagactcGTTCTTGAGAcatcaagaatatatgtgatgggttcatagttagattgaatctttaaatcgttcccagtcgatggattattgagtggatattaataatcctgttgagaccaatgtgttcttaacttcaccattaagtattggatacttaagagaatgatgagtcacaagtcattgggtattgtgatgCCTGAGTTAAGAACACAAATGTTTATATTAGACAAGTTCACCGAACGTGACGCATACAGAATGATTAGCGACATGAAAGCTTTTAGCATGGTCAATATCTAATTGTTCAtactttggtcttgtgtaaataatccgtAGACTTaaggcacagtgttaacttgtgtgtcgAATAATTATAATTCACAGGTGCACGTAATGCCGGgtcgttgatccgtctttatacccGATGGTCATATTTTGTTCACATACGAAGTtgcacgtgtgcgcaatatggaatctgtctccttatTACACGCAAGGTATAAtgatgatgtcctatgcgatctaattatgacaaTGCATTGAAATTCTCGACtgggttgtaaccgagaataaattgtttatgtctcgaataaaatgcatgtcaaatagatttgtgcatatgatcgaattggtgacttgacaaatattccatggtctttgtttgattaggacatagtaagacagagggattgaattataTTGTAGTCAaagctgacaggttcattatgttcttaaagaattcacactatctgggtagccatgacatattactagatgtcaatcatggcttgtaggaccCAAAGATTAATCAGAACAATTAATTCCTTTaggagtactaatgtgttagtacaagtcttactaccagttTAGTGATGAActtagggatgtcacacaccataaacaattaggataacatggaacaagagagaaatataattgcaaatgtgtttgcaattactacaatcgaattaagtcgatttgaaattaaattaaatgagatttaatttaatttgtattataatcACGAGCCTATTTGCTATAATGCACATACATGCCTATAGTgaatatatgttaatgtattccCAAAAgtacatataaagattatgttcttttatttttaaaggaggttgattaattaattatttattcgtttaattaattaattaattaataactaaaaaaattgaagcttCGTGCATTAAGCGGACAATCAGCAACGGTAGCTGATCGTCcatcgatcagcaaccgttcgatcagtttattattttatttttaaaaggttgGTTTTGAGAGAGAACAAAAGGGGTTGAGAAACAGAGCAAAGTGTGCATGTGTTTTGTGTTTTAGAGACGCAAAAACGAAAAGGAATTCTCTCTAGTTCGGGCTGTGActaaaacatcaaggatacggCGGATTGTCTCCAcaagattgctagcacgatcataGTGGTGAATATCTGAAAGTTCTCTATTCCGTTCGACGTtcattgttggtgtgtctgaactagaggtccgacgtttgtgggactcgaactgaagaacatccgaaccgattCATTCAAAGTgtgcttcgagaggtaattcgtgTAACTCCCTTTTTGtattcagattttttattaaaacgcacgaacaacgcctttgGAGAATCATGTattaaatatatctttgtttccgctgtatacttttgttaaattttacctatacatgattcatgaaacctcAACACTATCAACATGTATCATCATTCAAAATGTAATCTGTGAAGCTTTTACA
This region of Eucalyptus grandis isolate ANBG69807.140 chromosome 8, ASM1654582v1, whole genome shotgun sequence genomic DNA includes:
- the LOC120287032 gene encoding putative cysteine-rich receptor-like protein kinase 23, which encodes MIKSLSSMSMFHVLLFILHVLLLLGTSCGAKNNHLCMPSSCGDVDDTYNFFQWKGDQKGCSRSEYELACENNRTILYLYASRYYVKSIYYGNNLTDGSISGNITVVDDGLQKSNCSSLPRYSLARSNFSAYFSHQKYYSFSAVAVFMKCSQLVASPSYINTEPCIEGAYSYAGINLQVGDIKDSCNITMITFLSGDDPTREMDWYNLHNMMAEGFNLTFHGPPPSPSWLSLLSLLSWRCLPSPQSWQSWLSSPPQSWLSSPSPPSFIFAIYAVFAAVYAVYAAFTICAAPAVSTVSAVLAISAVLAISAVLTVSVLLVVFPIFTGNFRTLRDYVPRGVMVLRGISRTIWVELPYGISSLSWWMRRHQATDANIEEFLRAHNNFLPIRYSYSDIKRITKNFKCKLGEGGYGSVYRGILKSGNEVAVKILNKSKSNGQDFMSEVATIGTIHHVNVVQLVGFCFEYSKQALVYDFMPNGSLDKHISHKDGDDPLDYKKMYEISLGIARGIEYLHRGCDKQILHFDIKPHNILLDQSFTPKISDFGLARLYPTDRSIVSLTVAGGTLGYMAPELIYKSIGGISYKADVYSFGMLLMEMASRRRNAPTEHSSQIYFHLWVYDQLDNEKERERVDVIEEERETTRKMIIVALWCIQLSPNDRPSMRKVLDMLEGDMDKLQLPPKPLLYSGEAPVDDVDAEIELETISSSSSTPIVSSGSQFYHDHEFMKSCIV